In Aeromicrobium sp. A1-2, the DNA window GAGTGTCGGAGTCGGTCGTCACGGCGCTGGTCGACGGCGGCTACCCCGGTCGGATCCGGCGGGTCACGAGCGCCGACAGCTTCATCCCGCTCGGTCCCGCGGCCGATCAGGTCCTGCTCGCGGAGTCGGATGTCGTCGAGGCCGTACGGGCGCTCCAGCCGGAGTGACGGTCAGAGAGCGCGCAGGAGGGTGCGCGCCTCGCGCGGCGTCATGGCCACACATCCGTGCGCGACGGCGTCGGCGACGATGCTGGGCTCGTTGCGCATGAGCCGCCAACCTCGGCGCACCAGCACCCACGGCGCCTTGCGGCCCTCGCGCAGATCACGCACCAGGCGCAGGCCGAAGGTCAGCATCCGGTTGCGATGCAGGCAGATCGCCGCGTCGAGGATCCCGGCCTCACGGCAGGCGTCCACGATGACCGGTGCGAACAACCCCTCGGCGATGAACCGGCCCTGTGGCGCCGACAGCGTCTGGGTGCCAGTACGTGCGCTGATCGCGATGTCGTAGACCGGCACCTCGGTCGTGCCGGCCGCGCACAGGTCGGTGATGGTGCCGACCGCGTCGACCGAGCTCCACGAGTCCGGGTCGTCCCAGTCCACGATGCCGAGCGTCGAGCGCGGCATGTCCGGCTCGTCGCCGTCGCGGTAGAAGTCGTCGAGCCGCAAGACCGGCCACCCCAGTCGGGCGGACAGGTGCGACTTACCGGACCCCGAGGGCCCGGCCAGAATCACGACGCCCACTACACGCCGATCGGGTGCCAGACGGTCTTCGTCTCGACGAGGGCCTCGAGACGCGCGAGGGTCGGCTCGGCGAGCCAGTCAACGGCGGCAGTCGGTCGCAGCACACGCTTCAGGTTGTCCGCGGCCGCGACCTCGAGCGAGGCCGCCAGGTCCGGATCGTCAACACCCGCGAGATCAAGGGCATTGACGTCCATGTGCGAGGCCAGCCACGGCGCGATCTCCGCCGGGCGTCCGGTCAGGATGTTGACGACACCACCGGGCAGGTCCGAGGTTGCCATGCACTCCGACAGCGTGACGGCCGGCACGGGGAACTTCTCGCTCGCGACGACCACGACGGTGTTGCCCGTTGCGATGGCCGGCGCGATGACCGACACGAGCCCGAGCAGCGGCCCGGACGGTGCGACGGTCGCGACGACGCCGGTCGGCTCGGGTGTCGAGAGGTTGAAGTACGGTCCCGAGACGGCATTGGCGTTGCCCAGCACCTGGACGTACTTGTCGGCCCAACCGGCGTACCAGACGACCCGGTCGATCGCGGCGTCCACGTACGTGACGGCCTTCTTGTCACTCAGACCCTCGGCGGCGCGAAGCTGCTCGATGAACTGGTCCCGGCGTCCCTCCATGACCTCGGCGAGCCGGTAGATGACCTGGCCGCGGTTGTACGGTGTCCGGGTTGACCAGCCGCCGAATGCCTTGCGTGCGGCGACCACGGCGTCGCGGGCGTCCTTGCGCGAGGCCAGAGCCATGTTGCCCAGCGAGCCGCCCTTGGCGTCGAGCGCCTCGAACGTGCGGCCGGACTCCGAGCGGGGGAACGACCCACCGATGTAGAGCTTGTGCGTCTTGCGGACGTCCACGCGAGTCATCAGACAGCTCCCTTGAGGTACGCGGCGAGGCCGTGGCGTCCGCCCTCGCGACCGTAGCCCGACTCCTTGTAGCCGCCGAACGGCGATGCGGGGTCGAACGTGTTGAACGTGTTGGCCCAGACCACGCCGGCGCGCAGCTGATTGGCTATCGACAGGATCCGTGAGCCCTTCTCGGTCCAGACTCCGGCGGACAGCCCGTACGGCGTGTTGTTGGCCTTCTCGACTGCCTCGGCCGGGGTGCGGAACGTCAGCACCGACAGCACGGGGCCGAAAATCTCCTCGCGGGCGATGCGGTGGGCCTGTGTGACGCCCGTGAAGATCGTCGGTGCAAACCAGAATCCGCTGTCGGGGATCTCGCACGGTGCCGACCAGCGCTCGGCGCCCTCAGCGTCGCCGACCTCGGACAGCTCGTTGATCCGGGCCAGCTGCTCGGCGGAGTTGATCGCACCGATGTCGGTGTTCTTGTCCAGTGGATCGCCCAGCCGCAAGGTCGACATCCGCCGCTTGAGCCGTTCGATGACCTCGTCGTAGACGTTCTCCTGCACCAGTAGCCGGGAGCCGGCGCAGCACACGTGGCCCTGGTTGAAGAAGATGCCGCCGACAATGCCCTCGATGGCCTGGTCGAGCGGGGCATCGTCGAACACGATGTTGGCGGCCTTGCCGCCGAGCTCGAGGGTGACCTTCTTGGAGGTGCCGGCGACCGAGCGGGCGATGGCCTTGCCGACCGCGGTCGAGCCGGTGAACGCGACCTTGTCGACGTCAGGGTGCTCGACGAGCGCCTGCCCCGTGGGACCGGCGCCGGTGATGATGTTGACGACGCCCCGCGGCAGCTCGGCCTGCTGGCAGACCTCGGCGAACAGCAGCGCCGTGAGAGGGGTGGTTTCGGCTGGCTTGAGGACGACGGTGTTGCCGGCAGCCAGGGCCGGCGCGATCTTCCATGCCAGCATCATGATCGGGAAGTTCCAAGGGATCACCTGACCCGCGACACCGAGCGCCCGCGGATCGGGACCGAGCCCGGCGTGACCCAGCTTGTCGGCCCACCCTGCGTAGTAGAAGAACCACTGGGAGACCAGTGGGAGATCGACGTCGCGCGACTCCTTGATCGGCTTGCCGTTGTCGAGCGACTCCAGCACCGCGAACTCGCGCGAACGCTCGGCCATGATGCGGGCGATGCGGTAGAGATACTTCGCCCGCTCGCTGCCGGGCATCTGTGACCAGACCGTGTCGTACGCGCGGCGGGCCGCCTTGACCGCACGGTCGACGTCGTCGGCGGTCGCCTCGGTGACCTCGGCGAGGACCTCCTCCGAGGACGGGCTGATCGACTTGAACGATCCGCCCTTGCCGTCGACGAACTCGCCGCCGATGAACAGTCCGTAGGAGCTCTTGAGGTCGACGATCGCGCGGGACTCCGGCGCGGGTGCGTATTCGAACTTGGTCATGGCAATCAGTCCAACGTCACGTAGTCGGGGCCGGAGTAGCGGCCGGTGGCAATCTTCTGGCGCTGCAGCAGCAGGTCGTTGAGCAGGCTCGATGCGCCGAACCGGAACCAGTCGGGGTCGAGCCAGTCCTCGCCGGCGATCTCGTTGACCAGCACGAGGTGCTTGATGGCGTCCTTGGAGGTGCGGATGCCACCGGCCGGCTTGACGCCAACCTGCCGCCCGGTGTCGGCACGGAAGTCGCGCACGGCCTCGAGCATCAGCAGGCAGACCGGCAGGGTCGCGGCCGGTTGGATCTTGCCGGTGCTGGTCTTGATGAAGTCGGCACCGGCCTGCATCGCGAGCCACGAGGCCCGGCGCACGTTGTCGTACGTCTGCAGCTCGCCGGTCTCGAGGATGACCTTGAGGTGGGCGTGCGTGCCGTCTGGCCGGGCGCAGGCCTCCTTGATCGCGACGATCTCATCGAAGATCTGCTGGTACTCACCCGTCAGGAAGGCGCCGCGGTCGATGACCATGTCGATCTCGTCCGCGCCCGCCTCCACGGCGTCGTGCGTGTCGGCGAGCTTGATGTCGAGCGCGGCACGCCCCGAGGGGAACGCCGTGGCGACGCTGGCGACGTTGACGCCGGAGTCGCCGAGCGTCTCCTTGGCGATCGCGACCATGTCGGGATAGACGCACACCGCGGCGGCTGCCGGGCAGCTCCCGTCGGTGGGGTCGGGGCGCATCGCCTTGTTGGCCAGCGCGCGGACCTTGCCGGGTGTGTCAGAGCCCTCGAGGGTCGTGAGGTCGACCATCGAGATCGCGAGGTCGATCGCCCAGGCCTTGGCGGTCGTCTTGATCGACCTGGTCCCGAGCGCGGCGGCCCGCGCTTCGAGCCCGACCTGGTCGACGCCCGGCAGCCCGCCGAGAGTCTTGCGCAGAGACGCGGTGGCGCCAGTCACGGATGACCTCCTGGATCAGCGCGGCCACGTCGTCGGGGCCGCATCGGTCAAGATTAGACCCCCGCGAGTTGCCACGCGAAACCCTGCGCGG includes these proteins:
- a CDS encoding ATP-binding protein, which encodes MILAGPSGSGKSHLSARLGWPVLRLDDFYRDGDEPDMPRSTLGIVDWDDPDSWSSVDAVGTITDLCAAGTTEVPVYDIAISARTGTQTLSAPQGRFIAEGLFAPVIVDACREAGILDAAICLHRNRMLTFGLRLVRDLREGRKAPWVLVRRGWRLMRNEPSIVADAVAHGCVAMTPREARTLLRAL
- a CDS encoding aldehyde dehydrogenase family protein, translated to MTRVDVRKTHKLYIGGSFPRSESGRTFEALDAKGGSLGNMALASRKDARDAVVAARKAFGGWSTRTPYNRGQVIYRLAEVMEGRRDQFIEQLRAAEGLSDKKAVTYVDAAIDRVVWYAGWADKYVQVLGNANAVSGPYFNLSTPEPTGVVATVAPSGPLLGLVSVIAPAIATGNTVVVVASEKFPVPAVTLSECMATSDLPGGVVNILTGRPAEIAPWLASHMDVNALDLAGVDDPDLAASLEVAAADNLKRVLRPTAAVDWLAEPTLARLEALVETKTVWHPIGV
- a CDS encoding aldehyde dehydrogenase family protein, with the protein product MTKFEYAPAPESRAIVDLKSSYGLFIGGEFVDGKGGSFKSISPSSEEVLAEVTEATADDVDRAVKAARRAYDTVWSQMPGSERAKYLYRIARIMAERSREFAVLESLDNGKPIKESRDVDLPLVSQWFFYYAGWADKLGHAGLGPDPRALGVAGQVIPWNFPIMMLAWKIAPALAAGNTVVLKPAETTPLTALLFAEVCQQAELPRGVVNIITGAGPTGQALVEHPDVDKVAFTGSTAVGKAIARSVAGTSKKVTLELGGKAANIVFDDAPLDQAIEGIVGGIFFNQGHVCCAGSRLLVQENVYDEVIERLKRRMSTLRLGDPLDKNTDIGAINSAEQLARINELSEVGDAEGAERWSAPCEIPDSGFWFAPTIFTGVTQAHRIAREEIFGPVLSVLTFRTPAEAVEKANNTPYGLSAGVWTEKGSRILSIANQLRAGVVWANTFNTFDPASPFGGYKESGYGREGGRHGLAAYLKGAV
- the deoC gene encoding deoxyribose-phosphate aldolase → MTGATASLRKTLGGLPGVDQVGLEARAAALGTRSIKTTAKAWAIDLAISMVDLTTLEGSDTPGKVRALANKAMRPDPTDGSCPAAAAVCVYPDMVAIAKETLGDSGVNVASVATAFPSGRAALDIKLADTHDAVEAGADEIDMVIDRGAFLTGEYQQIFDEIVAIKEACARPDGTHAHLKVILETGELQTYDNVRRASWLAMQAGADFIKTSTGKIQPAATLPVCLLMLEAVRDFRADTGRQVGVKPAGGIRTSKDAIKHLVLVNEIAGEDWLDPDWFRFGASSLLNDLLLQRQKIATGRYSGPDYVTLD